One genomic segment of Pedosphaera parvula Ellin514 includes these proteins:
- a CDS encoding formylglycine-generating enzyme family protein, with protein MKPRISKDVRILSILFLTVLAMGLRCSAQTPAALNLQLYGGLSITGAVGTVYSVEYVTDLAQTNNASAWRCLEYLQLPASPYLWVDKSAPATGQRFYRAVAFAPPTNMVFIPPGTFRWGSPTNEVDRQVWEGPQTAVTISRGYWMGKYLVTQGDYLALTGNNPSTFTTNNGYSDDLTRPVDRVFWSDATAYCAQLTQRERVAGRIGTNCVYRLPTEAEWEYACRAWTSTRFSYGDDPGYTNLTDYAWYKDNSGMMTHPVGQKLPNPWGLYDMHGNVWEWCQDWYGIYPGGIAVDPQGAVSGTAHVVRGGDWGSLAGDCRSAHRTGGSPPIFFILDFGFRVVLAPGQ; from the coding sequence ATGAAGCCACGAATCTCGAAAGATGTCCGAATCCTCTCCATCCTGTTCCTAACCGTTCTGGCGATGGGGCTGCGGTGCTCGGCTCAGACGCCTGCGGCACTCAACCTCCAACTGTATGGGGGGCTGAGCATCACGGGTGCGGTGGGCACGGTTTACTCGGTCGAGTACGTCACGGACCTGGCCCAGACGAACAACGCGAGCGCGTGGCGCTGTCTGGAGTATCTGCAACTACCCGCCAGTCCCTATCTGTGGGTCGACAAGTCCGCCCCGGCGACCGGCCAGCGGTTTTACCGGGCGGTGGCGTTTGCACCTCCCACGAACATGGTATTCATCCCGCCGGGGACGTTTCGGTGGGGGAGCCCGACCAACGAAGTGGATCGGCAGGTCTGGGAGGGACCGCAGACGGCGGTGACGATCAGCCGGGGGTATTGGATGGGGAAGTATTTGGTGACGCAAGGGGACTATCTGGCCCTGACGGGCAACAATCCGAGCACCTTCACCACAAACAACGGGTATTCCGATGACCTGACTCGTCCGGTGGACAGGGTGTTTTGGTCCGACGCCACGGCTTACTGTGCTCAACTGACGCAGCGGGAGCGGGTGGCGGGCCGGATCGGAACCAACTGCGTATATCGGCTGCCGACAGAGGCGGAATGGGAGTATGCGTGTCGGGCGTGGACCTCGACGCGATTCAGTTACGGGGATGATCCGGGCTACACCAACCTGACGGACTACGCGTGGTATAAGGACAACAGTGGTATGATGACGCATCCGGTGGGGCAGAAGTTACCGAACCCGTGGGGGTTGTATGACATGCATGGGAATGTGTGGGAGTGGTGCCAGGACTGGTACGGCATCTATCCTGGGGGGATTGCCGTTGACCCTCAGGGGGCTGTTTCGGGCACGGCCCACGTGGTCCGCGGCGGCGACTGGGGCAGCCTCGCCGGGGACTGCCGGTCGGCGCACCGCACCGGCGGCAGCCCCCCGATCTTCTTTATCCTCGACTTCGGTTTCCGGGTTGTCCTGGCCCCGGGTCAGTAA